Within the Magnetospirillum sp. genome, the region GGCGATGGCTTGTCCGGCGCCAGCGCAATCGGAGCATCTCGAGACGGCTATGAATTGGGATTTCTGTATTTCTGATTCTGTGGTTTACGTGATTGCCTGCCGGCCTGCGGCTGGAAAGTTCAATTTTTTCAATATCCTAAATTCCGATAACATTGACTCAAGATTGCTTCTTCGCTAAAATTTCTCCAATTCCCGCTGCAAAAGGGGGAACGCCATGGGCGAAAAAACCGTTATTCTGCGCCTCGTTGTGATCACGCTCGTGTTCGTGTGCGCGATGGGAGCGCTCGGCTACGTCGTCACGCGCTATCCCGAATTGCTCACGAGCGACAGCCTTGCCGTCGTCGACGGCGTTGCCATCAGCGTGCCCGATGCGCGCAGCACGGGTGTGGCCCAGACCTATCGCTGCCGCATGAGCAAAGACTACGTGCTCGAACCCAACTCGAACCGCGTTGCCACCACACTGCAGACCACGAGCTGCGGCTTCGAAGATACGGCGACTCCCAACTGAGGCGGACCGAATTGAACTGGGGCCGTGGGTAGTTTCCGAGGCTCGCGGCCGCGGTACCGGCGGCTAGAATTCCGGGAGGTCCACCTTGCGCGCCAACCTTTCCGGCGCCTGAAAGGAAGTCCCATGAACCGCCTCGCCGAATTGCTCGCCATCGCCGCCGTCGCGATGGCCGCCGCAAACGCGGTGCCTGCCCATGCGCAGGGCGCCAAACAGACCGTCGGCTTGGCCCAGATCAACCCGGCCACGCTTGCCAGCGGCTATCGCAGTTCGAAGGTCGTCGGCAGTGCGGTCTACAACGAAGCGAACGAGCAGATCGGCAGCATCGACGACCTCATCGTCACGACCAACGACAGCGTGCCCTACGCGATCCTGTCGGTCGGCGGATTCCTCGGCATCGACAAACACTACGTGGTCGTCGCGATGAGCGCTCTCGACGTCGACGGTGCGCGCATGGTTCTGCGCGGCGGCACGAAGGAATCGCTGAAAGCGCTGCCGGGTTACAGCTACACGAACTAGCGGCACTCGCGCGCAAGGCCGGCCGCCTTGTTCGCGCGATACCACGCGACGGTGCGGCGAATGCCTTCCGACAGGCCGATCTTCGGCACAAAGCCCAGGATCGCCTGCGCACGCGCCGTGTCGGCCACTTTGCGCGCTTCGCCGGCGGGCTTGGATGCGTCCCAAAACACGCCTCCGTCCCTGCCAGCGACATGGCGCAGGATCGTCTCGACGACCTCGGAAATCGCGTAACCGTGCCCGCTGCCGAGATTGATGGGCCCAGCACCGAGGCCCTTTTCGTAGGCCGCGAGCAGCCCGTCGATCGCGTCCTCGACATAGAGGAAATCGCGCACGGCCGTGCCGTCGCCCCATACACGGAGCGGCACTTCGCCCGCGACCGCGCGCGCGATCAAGGCCGGCACCACGAGTGCGGTTGCGGGATCGAAATCGTCGAACGGCCCGAACGTATTGACCGGCCGCACCACCGCGATGTTGGCAAGGCCGTACTGCACGCCATAAGCCTCGATCAACTTCTCGGCCATGCGCTTGGACCACGCGACATACTGGTTGGCCGGATGCGGTGCTGCCGACCACGCCAGGTCTTCGACATAGCGGTCGAGCGGCGGATAGACCGAGACCGTGCTGACATAGACGATGCGCGCAACGCCAGCCCGGCGTGCGGCTTCGAGCGCGTTGAAGCAGATCAGCGTGTTGTCGGCCAGCATCGTTGCGGCTTGCGCGATCTGAATGCCGACCGATCCGCGCTTGCCAGCAAGATGGAACAGCCCGTCCGCGCCCGCGGCAGCTTCGTTCGCAAAGGCCGGGTTTTTGAGATCGCCCACGCGCAGCTCGACCCCGTCCGGCAGCGTCACCGCCGGCGGTCGGGAGGCAACCGCACGCACGCGCGCCCCGCGTGCAAGCAGGTGCGGCACAAGGGCGCGCCCGTAGAGCCCGCTTGCCCCGGTCACCAGGATCGTCTTGCCGTCGTAAAGTTCGCTGTCCACGCGCGTCATATTGCGGCACTTTGCCGGGCCGTGCCACTACGACGCGCGCGCCACGGCGCTCGACGACGGCGGAGGCGCCCGGGGTCGAACGCTCAATAGATCAGATCGTCCTCGCTGCCGGCCCCGCCCTTCGAGAGAACGATTTCGTCCTTCGCGGCGAGTTCTTTGGCAACGGCGACCATCGCGGTCTGCGCTTCGGCCACGTCCTTGCCGCGCACGGGACCGAGCGCTTCGATTTCCTCTTTGAGCATCTT harbors:
- a CDS encoding PRC-barrel domain-containing protein; this translates as MNRLAELLAIAAVAMAAANAVPAHAQGAKQTVGLAQINPATLASGYRSSKVVGSAVYNEANEQIGSIDDLIVTTNDSVPYAILSVGGFLGIDKHYVVVAMSALDVDGARMVLRGGTKESLKALPGYSYTN
- a CDS encoding NAD-dependent epimerase/dehydratase family protein — protein: MTRVDSELYDGKTILVTGASGLYGRALVPHLLARGARVRAVASRPPAVTLPDGVELRVGDLKNPAFANEAAAGADGLFHLAGKRGSVGIQIAQAATMLADNTLICFNALEAARRAGVARIVYVSTVSVYPPLDRYVEDLAWSAAPHPANQYVAWSKRMAEKLIEAYGVQYGLANIAVVRPVNTFGPFDDFDPATALVVPALIARAVAGEVPLRVWGDGTAVRDFLYVEDAIDGLLAAYEKGLGAGPINLGSGHGYAISEVVETILRHVAGRDGGVFWDASKPAGEARKVADTARAQAILGFVPKIGLSEGIRRTVAWYRANKAAGLARECR